Proteins from one Synergistaceae bacterium genomic window:
- the ilvN gene encoding acetolactate synthase small subunit gives MRCTFSVVTQDAPGVLMRIASLFYRRNYNIESLSVSQTDQTGFSRFTIMIDADEWAHEQVEKHLSKLVEVISVENLSHRGRFVERWFSLIKVRATLETRPHILQIADVFRCRVVDFGTDALTFEVTGDEAKIQACTEAFRTYGIIETAGSGSVALGRAELRTEGAFERQPQESYPHAVNA, from the coding sequence ATGAGGTGTACTTTCAGCGTTGTGACGCAGGATGCCCCAGGAGTGTTAATGAGGATCGCGAGTCTGTTCTATCGGCGAAACTACAACATCGAGAGCCTGAGCGTCAGTCAGACGGATCAGACGGGATTCTCGCGTTTTACGATCATGATCGACGCGGACGAATGGGCCCACGAACAGGTCGAAAAACATCTTTCCAAACTCGTGGAGGTGATTTCCGTGGAAAACCTGAGCCACAGAGGCCGTTTCGTCGAACGGTGGTTCTCGCTGATTAAGGTCAGAGCCACGCTAGAGACACGACCCCACATTCTCCAGATAGCCGATGTTTTTAGATGCCGCGTCGTCGATTTCGGCACAGACGCTTTAACGTTCGAGGTCACGGGCGACGAAGCGAAAATTCAGGCGTGCACGGAGGCATTCCGCACTTATGGTATTATCGAAACGGCTGGCTCTGGCTCCGTGGCGCTAGGACGCGCCGAACTCCGGACCGAGGGAGCCTTCGAGCGCCAACCCCAAGAATCCTACCCGCATGCAGTCAATGCGTAA
- a CDS encoding rubrerythrin family protein has product MKSVKGTKTEGNLMKAFAGESQARNRYTYYASVAKNEGFKQIEYIFTETADQEKEHAKRLFRFMEGPGEIEITASFPAGPEQNTLTNLKDAAAGENHEHVIMYPEFAKTAEEEGFPQIAAVMRAIAVAEKFHEERYLGLAKNIAEGKVFKKDTKIRWRCRNCGYVLESAEAPNKCPACDHPQAHFEMLSINW; this is encoded by the coding sequence ATGAAAAGCGTCAAAGGAACGAAAACAGAAGGTAACTTGATGAAGGCGTTCGCTGGGGAGTCACAGGCGCGCAACCGCTATACCTACTATGCATCGGTGGCCAAAAACGAGGGATTCAAACAAATCGAATATATTTTTACGGAGACGGCGGATCAGGAGAAAGAACACGCTAAACGCCTATTCCGCTTTATGGAGGGGCCCGGTGAAATTGAAATCACCGCCAGTTTCCCCGCCGGACCGGAACAGAATACTCTGACCAACCTCAAGGACGCGGCGGCGGGAGAAAACCACGAGCACGTCATCATGTATCCAGAGTTCGCGAAAACGGCGGAAGAAGAGGGTTTTCCCCAAATCGCAGCCGTGATGCGCGCCATCGCCGTGGCGGAGAAGTTCCATGAGGAGCGCTACTTGGGCTTGGCCAAAAACATCGCTGAGGGTAAAGTCTTCAAGAAGGACACGAAAATCCGTTGGCGTTGCCGCAACTGCGGATATGTTTTGGAATCCGCCGAGGCCCCCAACAAGTGTCCCGCCTGCGATCATCCTCAGGCCCATTTCGAGATGTTGAGCATCAATTGGTAA
- the rsgA gene encoding ribosome small subunit-dependent GTPase A has protein sequence MYGGFVLARITEQHRDMYKAVCEQGERATVVSGKLRYASDIASDFPAVGDWVMLDDAGTNVNAVIHHILRRKSVFARQAAGTGNNVQIVAANIDTVFISMSLNADFNPRRLERYLTVAWDSMALPVIVLTKSDLCEDLPSRLVEVETVSAGVPVIVCSSENGDGFEEVNAMIGTGKTVAFIGSSGVGKSTIINRLLGEELLATQAIRENDDKGRHTTTHRQLLLLPSGGVVIDTPGMRELSLYSGDVSKTFVDIEELAMQCRFNNCSHTKEPGCAVRRAIKDGSLSEKRFENYLKLEREVNYEGLNSRQREQEKLNRMFGGKKALKQFQKTLKKN, from the coding sequence ATGTATGGTGGATTTGTTCTCGCAAGAATAACCGAACAGCACCGCGACATGTACAAAGCGGTATGCGAACAAGGCGAACGCGCCACCGTTGTTTCAGGTAAGCTGCGGTATGCATCCGACATTGCTTCAGATTTTCCAGCTGTCGGAGATTGGGTCATGCTCGACGACGCCGGCACCAATGTGAACGCCGTCATCCATCATATCCTGCGGCGCAAAAGCGTATTCGCAAGACAGGCGGCCGGGACAGGCAATAACGTGCAGATTGTGGCGGCGAATATCGACACCGTTTTCATTTCTATGTCGCTGAACGCCGATTTCAACCCACGGCGATTGGAACGTTACTTGACTGTCGCTTGGGATAGTATGGCCTTGCCGGTCATCGTCCTCACGAAGTCAGACTTATGCGAGGATTTGCCCAGCAGACTCGTAGAAGTTGAAACGGTAAGCGCAGGTGTTCCAGTGATTGTCTGTTCGTCCGAAAATGGTGATGGTTTTGAAGAGGTCAACGCTATGATAGGCACGGGAAAAACAGTCGCGTTCATTGGTTCATCCGGCGTGGGCAAGTCCACGATAATAAACCGGCTCCTTGGCGAGGAATTGCTTGCTACTCAAGCCATACGGGAAAACGATGACAAGGGCAGGCACACCACGACTCACAGACAACTACTGTTGCTTCCAAGCGGCGGCGTCGTCATAGACACGCCTGGTATGCGCGAGTTGTCGCTCTATTCGGGCGATGTTTCAAAAACGTTTGTGGATATTGAAGAACTCGCCATGCAGTGCAGATTCAACAACTGCAGCCATACGAAAGAACCCGGTTGTGCGGTTCGCAGGGCAATCAAGGACGGTTCTCTTTCCGAAAAGCGCTTCGAGAATTACCTGAAGCTCGAACGTGAGGTGAACTACGAGGGGCTAAACTCTCGCCAGCGCGAACAGGAGAAGTTGAACCGAATGTTTGGCGGTAAAAAGGCTCTGAAGCAGTTCCAAAAGACCCTCAAGAAAAATTGA
- a CDS encoding ATP-binding protein, with protein MLFFKNRSDRYDAFAKFEKALSLPGGREDEAFALITAAASEVVTEAERYSLKGDLWEAFFALLLAEDENPLGWTSELGDAPLGSLVNIASEELWCLHGTVAALRALIRQNEQFRHLRSLEDYIPSKGGIPFLQPAGVRDEALSALFRLSAAFKEAGSPEEMYNALVFFYRSCGSGLYALNRAFRWSRERGLTPVKDLDPLALISLVGYEAQKKELLDNTELFLSGRAANNVLLFGDSGTGKSSSVRALLNEPGFVGRGLRVIEVHKDQFTDIPEILDAVRFRNYRFVIFMDDLSFEEFETDYKHLKAIIEGGIEPKPENAVIYATSNRRNIVREIWTDRKKSSDDVHGGDTMQEKLSLADRFGITIWYGSVGKKEYMEIVRALTEESGLSMDSAELEKLAMRWELEKGSFTGRTARQFVQRLLIGNVELQR; from the coding sequence GTGTTGTTTTTTAAAAATCGATCTGACAGATACGACGCCTTCGCCAAATTCGAGAAGGCTCTGAGTCTGCCCGGGGGAAGAGAAGACGAGGCTTTCGCGCTCATCACCGCCGCCGCGTCGGAGGTCGTAACCGAGGCTGAGCGTTATTCCCTAAAGGGAGATCTCTGGGAAGCCTTTTTCGCGTTGCTTCTGGCCGAGGACGAGAACCCTCTGGGCTGGACCTCGGAATTGGGTGACGCCCCCTTGGGGTCTTTAGTCAACATCGCTTCGGAAGAGCTGTGGTGTCTCCACGGGACGGTGGCTGCTTTGCGGGCTTTGATCCGCCAAAACGAACAGTTCCGGCATTTGCGTTCATTGGAGGATTACATCCCCTCGAAAGGGGGGATTCCTTTTCTTCAGCCCGCAGGAGTCCGTGATGAGGCTCTTTCCGCTCTTTTTCGTCTATCGGCCGCCTTCAAGGAGGCCGGTAGCCCGGAAGAAATGTACAACGCGCTGGTCTTTTTTTACCGATCCTGTGGTTCAGGGCTCTACGCGCTGAATAGGGCGTTTCGTTGGTCGCGAGAGAGGGGTTTGACGCCAGTGAAGGACTTGGATCCTTTGGCTTTGATATCTCTTGTCGGCTACGAGGCTCAAAAAAAAGAACTACTGGACAACACCGAACTCTTTTTGAGCGGCAGAGCTGCCAACAACGTGTTGCTCTTTGGCGACAGTGGAACGGGCAAGTCCTCCTCCGTCCGGGCGCTTTTGAACGAGCCGGGGTTCGTGGGACGGGGTCTGCGCGTGATTGAGGTGCACAAGGATCAGTTCACCGATATCCCAGAGATACTGGACGCGGTGCGGTTTCGTAACTATCGATTTGTCATTTTCATGGACGACCTGTCTTTCGAAGAATTCGAGACGGATTACAAGCACTTGAAGGCCATCATCGAGGGGGGTATTGAGCCCAAGCCGGAAAACGCCGTGATCTACGCCACCTCCAACAGACGGAACATCGTCCGGGAGATCTGGACTGACCGCAAGAAATCCAGCGACGACGTGCACGGAGGGGACACCATGCAGGAAAAACTCTCTCTGGCGGATAGGTTTGGTATCACCATCTGGTACGGATCGGTAGGTAAAAAAGAGTATATGGAGATAGTCCGCGCGCTGACAGAAGAGTCCGGCTTGTCGATGGACAGCGCGGAACTGGAAAAACTGGCTATGCGCTGGGAACTAGAGAAAGGAAGTTTCACGGGCAGAACAGCTCGTCAGTTCGTCCAGCGCCTGCTGATCGGAAACGTGGAGCTGCAACGCTAG
- a CDS encoding 4Fe-4S binding protein yields MAKKFKVGVNSAWCKGCSLCIGVCPKSVLELSDRMKSTPARESDCIGCRQCENICPDFAITIKEDEQNV; encoded by the coding sequence TTGGCAAAAAAATTTAAAGTGGGGGTCAATAGTGCGTGGTGTAAAGGATGTTCTTTATGCATTGGGGTGTGCCCTAAGTCCGTTCTGGAGTTGAGCGACCGTATGAAGTCCACTCCAGCGCGAGAAAGTGATTGTATCGGGTGCAGACAATGTGAGAACATATGCCCCGACTTCGCGATCACGATCAAGGAGGACGAACAGAATGTCTAA
- a CDS encoding 2-oxoacid:ferredoxin oxidoreductase subunit beta, translating to MPSTEVLSWIRTRFMPHIWCPGCGHGVIMHALIRALVALKKDKTQTVVASGIGCSSRMAGYINACTLHSTHGRSLAFSTGIKMHRPELTVVDVMGDGDCSAIGGNHFIHACRRNIDITAIIMNNNIYGMTGGQASPTTPVGAWASTTPYGAIDPPFDICKLAEGAGASYVARTTIANPKQAETFIMNGIQKKGFAVVEVVTHCHTQFGRKNDRRLPMDNYNFFKEASVSLAKAQTMSPDELVGKILCGEFVDKNVPEYTEQYGKVIENARKE from the coding sequence ATGCCGAGCACAGAAGTTCTGAGCTGGATCCGAACGCGGTTCATGCCGCATATCTGGTGTCCGGGGTGTGGTCACGGCGTTATTATGCACGCCCTTATCCGGGCGCTGGTAGCGTTGAAAAAAGACAAGACCCAGACGGTGGTCGCGTCGGGAATCGGTTGTTCCAGCCGTATGGCAGGATACATCAACGCCTGTACACTCCACTCCACCCACGGGCGTTCTTTGGCTTTCTCCACGGGCATTAAAATGCACAGGCCGGAGCTCACGGTGGTGGATGTCATGGGTGATGGTGACTGCTCCGCCATCGGAGGCAACCATTTCATACACGCCTGCCGGCGCAACATCGACATTACGGCGATCATCATGAATAACAATATCTACGGCATGACCGGTGGCCAGGCTAGTCCCACGACACCCGTGGGAGCGTGGGCTTCGACGACACCTTATGGGGCCATCGACCCTCCCTTCGATATCTGCAAGCTGGCGGAGGGGGCAGGGGCGTCCTACGTGGCGCGAACCACCATCGCCAACCCCAAGCAAGCGGAGACTTTCATTATGAACGGCATCCAAAAAAAGGGATTTGCGGTAGTGGAGGTTGTCACCCACTGCCACACCCAGTTCGGGCGTAAAAATGACCGCCGACTGCCGATGGATAACTACAACTTTTTCAAAGAAGCCTCTGTTTCCTTGGCTAAGGCCCAAACCATGTCTCCTGATGAACTCGTGGGCAAGATCCTGTGCGGTGAGTTCGTGGACAAAAACGTGCCGGAGTACACGGAGCAATACGGCAAAGTCATAGAAAACGCTCGAAAGGAGTAG
- a CDS encoding DUF4365 domain-containing protein: protein MAERIGVYAASRVSAQLPGLIFREQRSGDTGLNAHLEITEDFPKMGKSIGLQIRSDESAWMERGARGYVCRGEMSHLAYWLQHTIPVLVMIYDRKNDRILWEFASADTIEVDGPKWELVIPSDQVYGPEAVPAISALPCYSPYLSRLALDRPWMELVEAGRDVTLELDEWINRPSTRGALRLCVCNVDGTREAVYDWTFQTDADMPYTMRLPALFPWANLSVDEEFYREKAVATGREEGFSADSALIRPWVIEAGEIAHFFLKLSLNELGKAFLTTERFLRRGEFPRPSIMGKIDGGYEEGIKYKLHKIP from the coding sequence ATGGCTGAACGCATTGGCGTCTATGCGGCAAGCCGAGTATCCGCGCAATTGCCGGGTCTGATATTCCGAGAACAGAGGAGCGGAGATACCGGTTTGAACGCGCACTTGGAGATTACGGAGGACTTCCCCAAGATGGGAAAGTCGATCGGCCTTCAGATACGTTCAGATGAAAGCGCGTGGATGGAACGAGGCGCGCGGGGATATGTCTGCCGAGGGGAGATGTCACACCTGGCTTATTGGCTTCAACATACTATTCCCGTTCTCGTGATGATCTATGATCGCAAGAATGATCGTATTTTGTGGGAATTTGCCAGCGCGGATACGATCGAGGTCGATGGCCCAAAGTGGGAATTGGTGATCCCCAGTGACCAGGTGTACGGCCCCGAGGCTGTGCCCGCAATATCAGCTTTGCCCTGTTATAGTCCCTACCTGTCCCGTCTGGCTCTTGACCGACCTTGGATGGAGCTTGTGGAGGCAGGCAGAGACGTGACCCTCGAACTGGACGAGTGGATCAATAGACCCTCCACAAGAGGAGCATTGAGGCTTTGCGTCTGCAACGTGGACGGAACTCGCGAGGCTGTCTATGATTGGACGTTTCAAACAGACGCGGACATGCCTTATACGATGCGGTTGCCCGCGCTTTTTCCCTGGGCCAATTTATCCGTGGACGAGGAGTTTTACCGAGAAAAAGCCGTGGCAACGGGACGAGAAGAGGGCTTCTCCGCCGATTCCGCTCTCATACGCCCTTGGGTCATTGAAGCGGGGGAAATCGCCCATTTTTTCCTGAAACTCTCCTTGAACGAATTGGGGAAGGCGTTTTTGACCACCGAGCGCTTTTTGAGGCGCGGCGAGTTTCCCCGACCATCCATCATGGGCAAGATCGACGGCGGTTACGAGGAAGGCATTAAATATAAACTTCATAAAATACCCTAG
- a CDS encoding HD-GYP domain-containing protein — translation MPSEDEAVQRPLKRRISIGELSEYTQSTARVAEDVLSSSGSILLPYGTELSSLAASAHNLEKILRGWGIFSILITLQNVLDIHDLEEILKSSEINVSTVDPELAKQTIEQVAQVYGRIAKGVCDPEDISHLIMQGRILAQEIAQAPQVMLCLGRVRRWDEYTYVHSLNVALLGGFLASRLFPEQSEVVECLSVGGLLHDLGKALIPQQILNKPGHLTDQEFEIMKKHTIYGEKTAIQNGVSDRRILAVIRGHHERYGGDGYPDALLKKRIDIEARIAAVADVFDALTAKRIYKEPMESRSAVSLMIGSMESHFDPFIVRALLVSIGLYPPGMGVELSDGSLGVVVGARGDDLLRPQVLLQIDHLGHKVNGLKILDMSTSDSLFVRRSLQDVGKVAF, via the coding sequence ATGCCCTCTGAAGATGAAGCCGTTCAGCGACCTCTAAAAAGACGCATCTCTATAGGTGAGTTAAGCGAATATACCCAGAGCACCGCCCGAGTAGCGGAGGATGTGCTTTCTTCAAGCGGGTCCATTCTTTTACCTTACGGTACGGAACTGAGTTCTTTGGCCGCCTCCGCTCACAATTTGGAAAAAATTTTGCGCGGCTGGGGAATTTTCTCAATCCTAATCACCCTTCAGAATGTTCTGGACATACATGATCTCGAAGAGATCTTGAAAAGCTCAGAAATCAACGTATCCACTGTTGATCCAGAGTTGGCCAAGCAAACGATTGAACAAGTAGCACAGGTTTATGGCCGTATTGCCAAGGGTGTGTGTGACCCAGAAGATATTTCTCATCTTATTATGCAGGGGCGGATCCTCGCTCAGGAGATCGCTCAGGCGCCACAAGTGATGTTGTGCCTGGGGCGAGTGCGCCGTTGGGATGAGTATACCTATGTGCACTCCTTGAATGTAGCACTTTTGGGAGGGTTTCTTGCTAGCCGGCTTTTTCCGGAGCAATCGGAGGTCGTGGAATGTTTGTCCGTTGGAGGGCTCCTCCACGACTTGGGAAAGGCACTTATTCCTCAGCAAATTTTGAACAAGCCGGGTCACCTGACGGATCAGGAATTCGAGATAATGAAAAAACACACCATTTACGGAGAGAAAACGGCCATTCAAAACGGTGTTTCCGACCGTCGGATTTTAGCGGTGATTCGCGGGCATCATGAACGCTACGGTGGGGACGGTTACCCTGACGCCCTGTTAAAAAAACGAATTGACATAGAGGCGAGAATAGCGGCCGTGGCGGATGTTTTTGACGCGCTTACGGCGAAACGGATTTACAAAGAACCCATGGAGAGCCGGAGCGCGGTTTCCCTTATGATCGGCAGCATGGAGTCACATTTCGATCCCTTTATAGTGCGCGCGCTTTTGGTTTCGATCGGCCTTTATCCGCCGGGAATGGGGGTGGAGCTTTCGGATGGAAGTCTAGGAGTGGTGGTTGGCGCGCGAGGTGACGATCTATTACGTCCCCAGGTTCTCTTGCAAATCGACCACCTGGGACACAAAGTCAACGGTCTCAAAATCCTCGATATGAGCACAAGCGATTCTCTTTTTGTACGACGATCCCTCCAAGACGTGGGTAAAGTTGCTTTTTGA
- the ilvB gene encoding biosynthetic-type acetolactate synthase large subunit produces MELTGAQIMVKSLEDEGVKTVFGLPGGTVIPLYDAIYDSSLEHILVRHEQAAAHAADGFSRVGEEVGVCIATSGPGATNLVTGLATAHRDSSPMVAITGQVATGSIGTDSFQEAHMMGISLSIVKHSMQVRRAEDIPRMVQDAFFIASTGRPGPVVVDLPVDIQKAPAEYRRPSNPGGGYPGYSANPPEDLTRFEEAVKLIRHAERPLVIAGNGVNLSWAFESLRLFCEKLEMPGATSLLGKGVFSSDHPNFIGMVGMHGNAAVNRAVMAADLIIAVGTRFSDRSTGKSEDFARSARVLHIDIDNSEIGKNVNADVWLLGETGKILDLLAQEAGGHNITSRRTWMEKIRKMETEEPQERSSGDEKIHPWQILEALDKMTKGELILTTEVGQHQMWAAQYHKALYPRRFVTSGGLGTMGFGIPASMGAHFARPDLPVVCVAGDGSAMMNIQELDTYARYNLPVKVLLFDNSCLGMVRQWQQLFYGCRYSHTLYQRHPDFVKIAEGMGVEAFSVDSPEKIESAIERALEIPGPVLVHFPIPQLENVFPIVPAGESLSQMLLN; encoded by the coding sequence GTGGAACTGACCGGCGCTCAGATCATGGTCAAATCGCTGGAGGACGAAGGGGTTAAAACCGTTTTCGGCCTGCCAGGTGGTACTGTGATTCCTCTTTATGACGCAATTTACGATTCGTCCCTGGAGCATATTCTCGTGCGTCACGAGCAGGCGGCCGCCCACGCGGCGGACGGGTTCTCGCGGGTGGGCGAGGAGGTTGGCGTTTGCATCGCCACCTCAGGTCCCGGGGCGACAAATTTGGTGACGGGTTTAGCCACCGCGCACAGAGACTCGTCGCCAATGGTGGCCATAACGGGGCAAGTCGCCACGGGTTCCATTGGAACGGACTCGTTTCAAGAAGCGCATATGATGGGTATTTCCCTGTCCATCGTGAAACACAGTATGCAGGTCAGGCGGGCGGAGGATATTCCTCGTATGGTGCAAGACGCGTTTTTCATTGCCTCCACGGGACGCCCCGGTCCCGTCGTCGTGGACCTGCCAGTAGACATTCAGAAAGCTCCAGCGGAGTATCGGCGCCCCTCTAATCCAGGGGGCGGTTATCCCGGATACTCCGCCAACCCGCCGGAGGATCTGACGCGATTCGAGGAGGCGGTGAAGCTGATACGTCACGCGGAACGGCCCCTAGTCATCGCTGGCAACGGGGTGAACCTCTCGTGGGCCTTCGAATCCCTACGGTTGTTTTGCGAAAAGTTGGAGATGCCGGGCGCGACGTCTCTTTTGGGCAAAGGAGTGTTTTCCAGCGACCACCCCAATTTCATCGGGATGGTGGGGATGCATGGCAACGCCGCGGTGAATCGGGCCGTCATGGCGGCGGACCTAATTATCGCCGTGGGCACGCGTTTCAGCGACCGCAGCACGGGCAAAAGCGAGGATTTCGCGCGATCCGCTCGCGTTCTCCACATCGACATCGACAACTCCGAAATTGGCAAAAACGTCAACGCTGACGTTTGGCTGCTCGGGGAAACGGGCAAAATCCTCGACCTGTTGGCTCAGGAAGCTGGAGGCCACAATATCACCTCCCGACGAACGTGGATGGAAAAAATTCGCAAGATGGAGACCGAAGAACCTCAGGAGCGTTCCTCTGGAGATGAAAAAATCCACCCCTGGCAGATTTTGGAGGCTCTCGACAAGATGACGAAGGGTGAGTTAATTCTCACCACGGAGGTCGGTCAACATCAGATGTGGGCGGCGCAATATCATAAAGCGCTTTATCCGAGGCGATTCGTGACCTCCGGAGGTTTGGGGACCATGGGATTTGGTATCCCGGCTTCTATGGGAGCGCACTTTGCGCGCCCTGACCTGCCCGTGGTGTGCGTCGCGGGGGATGGCAGCGCGATGATGAACATTCAAGAGCTGGACACTTACGCGCGGTATAATCTGCCCGTCAAGGTGCTGCTCTTCGACAACAGTTGTCTGGGAATGGTGAGGCAGTGGCAGCAATTGTTTTACGGCTGCCGTTATTCGCATACCCTTTACCAGCGCCATCCGGATTTTGTGAAAATAGCGGAGGGCATGGGTGTTGAGGCTTTTTCCGTCGATTCGCCCGAAAAAATCGAAAGCGCGATAGAACGGGCTCTTGAAATCCCAGGGCCGGTGCTGGTACATTTCCCCATCCCACAGTTGGAGAACGTGTTTCCCATCGTCCCCGCTGGAGAGTCGCTTTCCCAGATGTTGCTGAATTGA
- the ilvC gene encoding ketol-acid reductoisomerase, with the protein MHERRVKMAKVYYDRDANLKVLGGKTVAILGYGSQGHAHALNLKDSGVSVVIGLHEGSKSRETARKDGFEVYSVAEAASRADIVMFLIPDHLQADVYNRLVAPNMKEDAALAFAHGFAVHFGQVTPSQKHDVFMVAPKGPGHIVRRMYTEGKGVPALVAVHQNASGKAMEIALAYGSGIGAGRAGILETTFREETESDLFGEQAVLCGGLSELIKAGFETLVEAGYQPEIAYFECLHEMKLIVDLVFEGGLSWMRYSVSDTAKYGDSVSGKRVIDERTRETMKKLLSEIQDGTFAKNWILENMAGRPGMKKWVANERSQLIERVGKDLRGMMPWLGEKEAPEY; encoded by the coding sequence ATTCATGAGAGGAGAGTCAAAATGGCAAAAGTGTACTACGACAGAGATGCGAATCTGAAGGTTCTTGGAGGTAAGACCGTGGCGATTCTGGGCTACGGTAGCCAAGGGCACGCTCATGCCCTCAATTTGAAGGACAGCGGAGTTTCGGTTGTCATCGGGTTGCACGAGGGCAGTAAATCTCGTGAAACAGCCCGCAAAGACGGTTTCGAGGTTTATTCTGTGGCGGAGGCCGCCTCTCGCGCGGACATCGTCATGTTCCTGATCCCGGACCATCTTCAGGCGGATGTCTACAATCGACTTGTGGCGCCCAACATGAAGGAAGACGCCGCGCTGGCTTTCGCCCACGGTTTCGCCGTCCACTTCGGCCAAGTGACTCCGTCCCAAAAACACGACGTTTTCATGGTGGCCCCCAAGGGACCGGGGCATATCGTCCGTCGCATGTACACAGAGGGCAAGGGAGTTCCCGCTCTGGTCGCCGTTCATCAGAACGCGTCGGGAAAAGCTATGGAAATTGCCCTCGCCTATGGATCGGGCATCGGCGCGGGCAGAGCCGGTATCTTAGAAACCACCTTCCGCGAGGAAACGGAATCCGACCTCTTCGGCGAACAGGCCGTCTTATGTGGCGGCTTGTCGGAACTGATCAAGGCCGGTTTCGAGACGCTGGTGGAGGCGGGATACCAACCGGAAATCGCGTACTTCGAGTGCCTGCACGAGATGAAATTGATCGTCGATTTGGTCTTCGAGGGAGGACTTTCGTGGATGCGTTATTCCGTCAGCGACACCGCCAAATACGGAGACAGCGTATCGGGCAAGCGCGTCATCGACGAACGCACGCGCGAGACCATGAAGAAGCTGTTGAGTGAGATCCAAGACGGCACCTTCGCGAAAAACTGGATTCTGGAAAACATGGCGGGTCGTCCTGGGATGAAGAAATGGGTCGCCAACGAGCGTAGCCAGTTGATCGAACGGGTGGGCAAGGACCTGCGCGGAATGATGCCCTGGCTTGGAGAGAAAGAAGCTCCGGAGTATTAG
- a CDS encoding 2-oxoacid:acceptor oxidoreductase subunit alpha — protein sequence MSNVAFWQGNTALAHGALLAGCNFFGGYPITPSTEIAEVMAEELPKIGGKFIQMEDEIGGIASIIGASIAGAKALTATSGPGFSLKQENLGLAYIAEIPIVVVDVMRGGPSTGLPTKTAQQDVMQARWGTHGDHATICYSPSSVQECYDLAIKAFNMAERFRQPVLILSDEVVGHMREKVTKQDPNKVKIVNRIRPTVPPNRFTPYEADPMTEIPPMASFGDGYSWHVTGLTSNDWGFPTNNSPEIAKKMLRLMNKVERSRKDIVEYEAEYMDGANVVVVAYGSVGRSALRAVRDARSMGLTAGFFRPITLWPFPEEELRKLALGAKTILVPELNCGQMVLEVERIFKGRSDVRKMSLVNGELFKPSEIRRVIEEVA from the coding sequence ATGTCTAATGTGGCCTTTTGGCAGGGGAACACGGCCTTGGCGCACGGCGCCCTCCTGGCCGGGTGCAATTTTTTTGGAGGGTATCCGATAACGCCATCCACGGAAATCGCAGAGGTCATGGCGGAGGAACTGCCCAAAATTGGCGGCAAGTTCATCCAGATGGAGGATGAGATCGGGGGAATCGCCTCGATTATCGGGGCGTCTATCGCGGGGGCCAAGGCTCTTACCGCCACTTCGGGGCCTGGATTTTCGTTGAAGCAGGAAAACTTGGGACTGGCTTACATCGCGGAGATTCCCATCGTTGTGGTGGACGTCATGCGTGGTGGTCCTTCCACGGGGCTTCCCACGAAAACGGCACAACAGGACGTGATGCAAGCTCGTTGGGGAACTCACGGCGACCACGCGACGATCTGTTATTCGCCCTCTTCCGTACAGGAGTGTTATGATTTGGCCATTAAAGCCTTCAATATGGCCGAGCGGTTCCGTCAGCCCGTCCTGATTCTTTCCGACGAGGTCGTCGGCCACATGAGGGAAAAAGTGACAAAACAGGATCCGAACAAGGTGAAAATCGTCAACCGGATTCGACCCACCGTGCCACCCAACCGCTTCACGCCCTATGAGGCGGACCCCATGACCGAGATTCCCCCTATGGCCTCTTTCGGCGACGGCTATTCCTGGCACGTGACGGGATTGACCAGCAACGACTGGGGTTTTCCCACCAACAACTCCCCGGAGATCGCGAAGAAAATGCTACGCCTCATGAACAAAGTCGAACGATCCCGAAAAGATATCGTCGAGTACGAAGCGGAGTACATGGACGGGGCCAACGTGGTGGTGGTGGCCTACGGTAGCGTCGGCCGCTCGGCACTGCGGGCCGTCCGGGACGCCCGATCAATGGGGCTCACGGCGGGGTTCTTCCGGCCCATCACCCTCTGGCCCTTCCCAGAGGAAGAGCTGAGAAAATTGGCCTTGGGCGCCAAGACCATATTGGTCCCCGAACTGAACTGTGGGCAGATGGTGTTGGAGGTGGAGCGCATTTTCAAGGGTAGGAGCGATGTCCGTAAAATGAGCCTGGTGAACGGGGAGCTTTTCAAGCCTTCGGAGATCCGGCGGGTTATCGAGGAGGTGGCGTGA